Proteins from one Niallia circulans genomic window:
- a CDS encoding DUF523 domain-containing protein: MIVVSSCLAGMKVRYNGTDSLDEKITELIENGRAVAVCPELLGGFQTPREPAEIKGGNGYDVLDGTAAVVDKKGINVTELYLAGAFKTLEIVQQLQANTVVLKENSPSCGSSQIYNGNFEGIKCNGAGVTTALLRREGIQVISELELALID; the protein is encoded by the coding sequence ATGATTGTAGTCAGTTCATGTTTAGCAGGAATGAAAGTAAGATATAACGGCACAGACAGTCTTGATGAAAAAATCACAGAGCTAATCGAAAACGGACGTGCAGTAGCTGTTTGTCCAGAATTGCTAGGAGGATTTCAGACACCAAGGGAGCCTGCTGAAATTAAAGGAGGCAATGGCTACGATGTTCTTGATGGCACAGCGGCTGTAGTAGATAAAAAGGGAATTAATGTGACAGAGCTGTATTTGGCAGGTGCCTTTAAGACTCTTGAAATCGTACAGCAGCTCCAAGCAAATACAGTTGTTCTTAAAGAAAACAGTCCATCCTGTGGCAGCAGCCAAATATATAATGGTAATTTTGAAGGGATTAAGTGTAACGGTGCAGGAGTTACAACAGCGCTGCTAAGAAGAGAAGGAATACAAGTTATATCAGAGCTGGAATTAGCCTTAATAGACTAG
- the rpmF gene encoding 50S ribosomal protein L32, whose amino-acid sequence MAVPFRRTSKTAKRKRRTHFKLQVPGMVECPNCGEMKLAHRVCSACGTYKGKEVVSN is encoded by the coding sequence ATGGCTGTACCTTTTAGAAGAACATCTAAAACTGCAAAAAGAAAACGTCGTACACATTTTAAATTACAAGTGCCTGGTATGGTAGAATGCCCTAACTGTGGTGAAATGAAACTTGCTCACCGCGTATGTAGCGCTTGCGGAACATACAAAGGTAAAGAAGTTGTAAGCAACTAA
- a CDS encoding YceD family protein, which yields MKWTLSQLQKYRSKGLSIDETINVDGIKEVDSSIRRVSPMHITGRTDIDSKKVTFHLKIQGHLVLPCSRTLVDVDYPINVETTETFLLNVSEYETGEEEVHQVKGDVIDVLPIIEEILLLEVPMQVFCEDDTEEGAPQSGRDWEVIHEQVQTEKVDPRLAGLAKFFENE from the coding sequence ATGAAATGGACGTTAAGCCAGTTACAAAAATACCGAAGTAAGGGATTATCTATTGATGAAACAATAAACGTGGATGGAATTAAGGAAGTTGATTCCTCCATAAGACGTGTATCTCCTATGCATATTACAGGAAGAACAGATATTGATTCAAAGAAAGTGACTTTTCATTTAAAAATACAAGGTCATTTAGTATTACCTTGCTCTCGTACTTTAGTAGACGTGGATTATCCAATTAATGTAGAAACGACAGAAACTTTCCTTTTAAATGTTTCAGAATATGAAACAGGAGAAGAGGAAGTTCATCAAGTAAAAGGCGATGTAATTGACGTATTGCCAATTATTGAAGAAATTCTTTTACTTGAAGTACCAATGCAAGTATTCTGTGAAGACGATACAGAAGAAGGAGCTCCTCAGTCCGGAAGGGATTGGGAAGTTATCCACGAGCAGGTTCAAACGGAGAAGGTTGATCCGCGGCTTGCTGGTCTTGCGAAATTTTTTGAAAATGAGTAA
- a CDS encoding nucleotidyltransferase — translation MKAVGIIVEYNPFHNGHLHHIQKAKELSNADIVIAVMSGPFLQRGEPALLSKWHRAEMALSGGVDLVIELPYAFSTQHATIFAQGAVQLLDSMGCDAICFGSESGDILKFINTYYLLTKNKDVFNTNIKKHLQAGSSYPKAMAATFTEMTSTEDVVDLTLPNNILGFEYVKAVLSLSLPIEIHTVQRLNAGYHDKFFTSDTIASATSIRKEIIEGNSLDTITPYINAATLKILQDYKQRFATFHEWEKYWPYLKFRLMQMTSTELQTIYEVEEGIENRILAVYEKASSFQEFISLLKTKRYTWTRLQRICVHILTNTKKEEMNANNTPAYLRLLGSSKQGRAYLKDRKKALKLPLISKLSSFQHNQIDLDIRAASIYTLAAQTSHQKTLLAMEYSQPPIMKN, via the coding sequence ATGAAAGCTGTTGGTATTATTGTCGAATATAATCCATTTCATAATGGACATTTACATCATATCCAAAAAGCAAAGGAATTATCAAATGCAGATATTGTCATAGCTGTCATGAGCGGGCCGTTCCTGCAGCGTGGTGAGCCTGCCCTGCTGTCAAAATGGCATAGAGCAGAAATGGCCCTTTCTGGCGGAGTTGATCTCGTTATTGAATTACCTTATGCATTCAGCACACAGCATGCAACTATATTTGCACAAGGAGCGGTACAGCTTCTCGACAGTATGGGCTGTGATGCCATCTGTTTTGGAAGTGAATCAGGAGACATTCTAAAATTTATTAATACATATTATCTTTTGACTAAGAACAAGGATGTTTTTAATACAAACATAAAAAAACATCTGCAGGCGGGCTCCAGTTATCCCAAAGCAATGGCGGCAACCTTCACAGAAATGACAAGCACGGAAGATGTCGTTGATTTGACATTACCAAACAATATTTTGGGCTTTGAGTATGTGAAGGCAGTCCTATCACTATCCTTACCAATAGAAATTCATACGGTACAGCGTCTCAATGCTGGGTATCATGATAAGTTTTTCACGTCTGATACAATTGCCAGTGCTACTAGCATACGCAAGGAAATCATCGAAGGAAACAGCCTTGACACTATTACACCGTATATAAATGCTGCTACTTTGAAAATATTACAGGATTATAAACAAAGGTTTGCTACTTTTCACGAATGGGAAAAATACTGGCCATATCTTAAATTCAGACTGATGCAAATGACTTCCACTGAGTTGCAGACCATATATGAAGTGGAAGAAGGAATTGAGAATCGCATTTTGGCTGTCTACGAAAAAGCGAGTTCGTTTCAAGAGTTCATTTCCTTGCTTAAAACAAAACGATACACATGGACTAGGCTGCAGCGCATTTGCGTCCACATTCTCACAAATACAAAAAAAGAAGAAATGAATGCAAACAATACACCAGCCTATCTCCGCTTACTTGGAAGCTCTAAACAAGGGAGAGCCTATTTAAAGGATAGAAAAAAGGCACTGAAGCTGCCGCTTATCAGCAAACTTTCTTCGTTTCAGCATAACCAAATAGACTTGGATATCAGGGCAGCCTCTATTTATACATTAGCTGCACAGACTTCCCATCAAAAAACGCTGTTAGCAATGGAATACAGTCAACCGCCGATTATGAAAAATTAG
- a CDS encoding patatin-like phospholipase family protein, translating into MKRPKIGLALGSGGARGFAHIGVIKILKEANIPIDYIAGSSIGAIVASLYAAGSDIDRLYFISKFFKRKFYLDFTLPRMGFIAGNKVKELIHLFTYGKNIEELDIPIAIVATDLSLGEKVVFKKGPIAEAVRASISIPGIFVPEKMDGRLLVDGGVIDRIPVSVVKEMGADLIIAVDVANVANDAEIGSIYDVIMRSIDIMQRELVNNREVASDFMIRPQVEMFNSKAFTDLEKIIERGEEEARHHISSIQKEIAKWKKGQKE; encoded by the coding sequence ATGAAGCGACCAAAAATTGGATTGGCTCTTGGTTCCGGCGGTGCCAGGGGATTTGCGCATATTGGAGTTATAAAAATATTAAAGGAGGCTAATATTCCAATAGATTATATAGCAGGAAGCAGCATTGGTGCGATTGTTGCTTCCTTGTATGCGGCTGGGAGTGATATTGACAGACTCTATTTTATTTCCAAGTTTTTTAAACGCAAATTCTATCTTGACTTCACATTGCCAAGGATGGGATTTATAGCAGGTAATAAAGTGAAGGAGCTTATTCATCTGTTCACATATGGAAAAAACATTGAAGAATTGGATATTCCAATCGCTATCGTGGCAACAGACTTGTCGTTAGGAGAAAAGGTTGTCTTTAAGAAGGGACCGATTGCAGAAGCTGTCAGGGCCAGTATTTCGATACCTGGGATTTTTGTGCCGGAGAAAATGGACGGGCGGCTCCTTGTGGATGGAGGGGTTATTGACAGAATACCTGTATCCGTTGTGAAGGAAATGGGTGCAGACTTAATTATTGCTGTAGATGTAGCAAATGTAGCAAATGATGCGGAAATAGGCTCAATTTATGATGTCATCATGCGCAGTATAGACATCATGCAGCGGGAGCTTGTTAATAACCGAGAAGTAGCAAGTGACTTTATGATACGACCACAAGTCGAAATGTTTAACAGTAAAGCATTTACAGATTTAGAGAAAATTATTGAACGAGGAGAGGAAGAGGCGCGACATCATATTAGCTCTATTCAAAAAGAAATCGCTAAGTGGAAAAAAGGACAAAAGGAATGA
- the ylbJ gene encoding sporulation integral membrane protein YlbJ codes for MYRSRVKTIILAGSASFLAFALVSFPATAVEASKDGLNTWWTIVFPSLLPFLILSEVLIGFGVVRFLGVLLEPIMRPLFKVPGVGGFVWAMGMVSGFPTGAKLTARLREEKQLTKLEAERLVSFSNASNPMFIIGAVSAAFFHNPKLGFLLAATHYLANFTVGLCMRFYGSDEKPTHKRKETSIPSLKRAMRELHHTRLKDKRPLGKLLGDAVTSSIQSLLMIGGFIILFSVINRLLFHLQVTSLLAGGVEKFFDLFSFSSALSIPFIAGIFEITLGSKLTSGVETSTLMHQAIVTSMILGFCGLSVQAQVASILAQTDISFKPFFFARILQALFASIYTYLFWDVFSSRFLEDNKPAFAMPDFINDTSWLAAATEKWMEAGPAFTIICLSIYVVVLFIRLPWRKRTI; via the coding sequence TTGTATCGTTCGAGAGTGAAAACCATAATTCTAGCTGGCTCAGCTTCTTTTTTAGCTTTTGCCCTAGTATCATTCCCAGCAACAGCAGTCGAGGCATCAAAGGACGGTTTAAACACATGGTGGACAATCGTGTTCCCATCCTTGCTTCCTTTTCTTATTTTATCTGAAGTGTTGATCGGTTTTGGCGTTGTTCGATTTTTAGGTGTTCTATTAGAGCCTATTATGCGCCCGCTTTTTAAAGTACCAGGTGTCGGAGGGTTTGTGTGGGCTATGGGAATGGTATCTGGTTTCCCGACAGGCGCAAAATTGACCGCTAGATTACGGGAGGAGAAGCAGCTGACGAAGCTAGAGGCTGAACGGCTTGTTTCATTCTCAAACGCATCCAACCCAATGTTCATCATCGGCGCTGTCTCTGCTGCCTTCTTTCATAATCCAAAGCTTGGCTTCCTGCTTGCAGCAACACACTATTTGGCGAATTTCACTGTTGGTCTCTGCATGAGGTTTTATGGATCTGACGAGAAGCCGACACATAAAAGAAAAGAAACATCCATCCCGTCTTTAAAGCGTGCAATGCGGGAGCTTCATCATACTCGCTTAAAGGATAAGCGTCCATTAGGTAAGCTTCTTGGTGATGCTGTAACATCTTCTATACAGTCTCTTTTAATGATAGGCGGCTTTATCATTTTATTTTCCGTTATCAACCGTTTGTTATTTCACTTACAAGTGACATCCCTTTTAGCAGGTGGTGTGGAGAAATTTTTTGATCTCTTTTCCTTCTCGAGCGCCTTGTCGATTCCGTTCATTGCAGGTATATTTGAAATCACGCTTGGAAGCAAATTGACAAGCGGTGTGGAAACGAGCACATTAATGCATCAGGCCATTGTAACAAGCATGATTCTTGGTTTTTGTGGCTTAAGTGTGCAAGCACAGGTTGCCAGCATCCTGGCACAAACAGACATCAGCTTTAAACCATTCTTTTTCGCAAGGATACTACAGGCATTGTTCGCAAGCATCTATACTTACTTGTTCTGGGACGTATTCAGCAGCCGTTTCCTTGAAGACAATAAGCCTGCTTTTGCGATGCCTGACTTTATAAATGATACTAGTTGGCTTGCTGCAGCAACAGAAAAATGGATGGAGGCGGGTCCCGCATTCACCATCATCTGTTTATCGATATATGTAGTTGTATTATTTATTAGACTTCCATGGAGAAAGCGGACTATTTAA
- the coaD gene encoding pantetheine-phosphate adenylyltransferase: protein MASIAVCPGSFDPITNGHIDIIKRGAKVFDQIYVCVLNNSSKKPFFSVQERLELIKEVTKDIPNVTVSSYEGLLIEYAKSVNATAIIRGLRAVSDFEYEMQITSMNRVLSDEIETFFVMTNNQYSFLSSSIVKEVSKYDGDISELVPPTVESALKEKFRQLKG from the coding sequence ATGGCTAGTATTGCAGTATGTCCTGGCAGCTTTGACCCAATAACAAACGGTCATATTGATATAATTAAACGAGGGGCAAAGGTTTTTGATCAAATTTATGTATGTGTATTAAACAATTCATCGAAAAAACCGTTTTTCTCTGTGCAGGAAAGACTGGAGCTAATAAAGGAAGTAACAAAGGACATTCCGAATGTTACCGTCTCCTCCTATGAAGGCCTTCTTATTGAATATGCGAAGAGCGTTAACGCAACTGCAATTATTCGTGGCCTTCGTGCTGTTTCTGACTTTGAATACGAAATGCAAATCACGTCAATGAATAGAGTATTGTCAGATGAAATTGAAACATTTTTTGTTATGACTAATAATCAATATTCCTTCTTGAGTTCAAGTATTGTGAAAGAGGTCAGTAAATATGATGGGGATATATCTGAACTTGTGCCGCCAACTGTGGAAAGCGCATTGAAGGAAAAATTCCGTCAGTTAAAAGGATAG
- the rsmD gene encoding 16S rRNA (guanine(966)-N(2))-methyltransferase RsmD — protein sequence MRVVSGINKGISLKAVPGNSTRPTTDKVKEAIFNMIGPYFEGGVGLDLFAGSGGLGIEALSRGLDKIIFVDKDGKAIHTIKTNIAACRLEDNSEVYRNDAERAIKALIKREAVFDYIFLDPPYKKQQLEKLVTTIDGEGLLANDGVIVCEHGSEISLPDKIGNLEQVKHEKYGIIAVSIYSKQTDVEEYT from the coding sequence ATGAGAGTCGTTTCAGGAATAAATAAGGGCATTTCTTTAAAGGCGGTGCCTGGGAATTCGACAAGACCGACTACGGATAAAGTAAAAGAAGCGATTTTTAATATGATTGGTCCTTATTTTGAGGGCGGAGTCGGGCTCGACCTTTTTGCTGGAAGTGGCGGGCTAGGTATTGAAGCATTAAGCAGAGGGCTAGACAAAATCATTTTTGTAGATAAAGATGGCAAAGCAATACATACGATTAAGACAAATATTGCTGCTTGCAGATTGGAAGACAATTCTGAGGTTTATCGCAATGATGCAGAGAGGGCGATTAAGGCACTCATAAAAAGAGAGGCTGTTTTTGATTACATATTTTTAGATCCGCCATATAAAAAACAGCAATTGGAAAAACTAGTGACAACTATTGATGGAGAAGGGCTGCTTGCAAACGATGGTGTAATTGTGTGTGAGCACGGATCTGAAATCAGTCTTCCAGACAAGATTGGTAATCTTGAACAAGTTAAGCATGAAAAGTATGGGATTATTGCCGTTTCTATCTATTCAAAACAAACAGATGTGGAGGAATATACATAA
- a CDS encoding YlbG family protein: MLGQRQGLVVYLYSLKQAKMLRRYGNVHYISKRLKYVVLYTNLNEAEALMEKLNSFSFVKKVEPSYKPFLKMEFENSKPDKAKEYDYKMGI, encoded by the coding sequence ATGCTAGGGCAGAGGCAAGGATTGGTCGTTTACCTTTATTCGTTGAAGCAGGCGAAAATGCTGCGCAGATATGGGAATGTCCACTATATATCCAAAAGATTAAAGTATGTGGTGCTTTACACTAATTTAAATGAAGCAGAAGCATTAATGGAAAAGCTAAACTCCTTCTCTTTTGTAAAAAAAGTGGAGCCTTCCTATAAACCATTCTTGAAAATGGAGTTTGAAAATTCCAAACCGGATAAAGCGAAAGAGTATGATTATAAGATGGGTATATAA
- a CDS encoding YlbF family regulator, with translation MLATTEMIMIQEEAESIAEMILESDVAEQYRMSVANLYTDKETQSKIISFNEMKELYEEVQRFGKYHPEYKRVMMEIRQLKREMDMDENVAAFKIAENNLQKLLDEVSVIIGKSVSEFVKVPTGNPFFDELSGCSGGCGSGGSCSCSA, from the coding sequence GTGCTTGCTACAACCGAAATGATTATGATACAAGAAGAGGCAGAGTCCATTGCCGAAATGATATTGGAATCAGATGTGGCAGAACAATATCGAATGAGTGTGGCAAACCTCTACACCGATAAAGAAACACAGAGCAAAATCATTTCTTTTAATGAAATGAAAGAACTATATGAAGAAGTGCAGCGTTTCGGCAAATATCATCCTGAATATAAGCGGGTCATGATGGAAATCAGACAGCTCAAAAGGGAAATGGATATGGATGAAAATGTAGCTGCATTTAAAATAGCGGAAAACAACTTGCAAAAATTGCTCGATGAAGTAAGTGTCATCATTGGTAAGTCTGTTTCTGAATTTGTTAAAGTTCCGACAGGCAATCCATTCTTTGATGAGCTTTCAGGCTGCAGCGGAGGCTGCGGCAGTGGAGGAAGCTGCAGTTGTTCAGCATAA
- a CDS encoding YlbE-like family protein, which produces MRKNVKEYIEQNRELQQFIREQPLWYRELSRNPSDLQGFEIASMHYYKKTIPHRVEKFSNGVQMASMMFSMFQAMNAQS; this is translated from the coding sequence ATGAGAAAGAACGTAAAGGAATATATTGAGCAAAATAGAGAGTTACAGCAGTTCATTCGTGAACAGCCTCTTTGGTACCGAGAATTATCCAGGAATCCAAGTGATTTGCAAGGGTTTGAAATTGCTTCCATGCATTATTACAAAAAAACAATTCCTCACCGTGTGGAAAAATTCTCTAATGGTGTTCAGATGGCATCGATGATGTTCAGTATGTTTCAAGCAATGAATGCTCAATCATGA
- a CDS encoding YlbD family protein: MSEKQLHPSVQQFKDFVKTQPHLIQEVRRGDTTWQRLFEDWYLLGEEDTRFSSTLSAGQEAGKQEESGTDSSKSVWMSTVMNSLKNMDQNQVQGYIANISQALGTLQGVISQFSPSSGGSQNTSTKTTQQPTGPFSFRKD; encoded by the coding sequence ATGTCAGAAAAGCAACTACATCCTTCTGTTCAGCAATTCAAAGATTTCGTTAAGACACAGCCCCACCTTATACAGGAAGTAAGAAGGGGAGACACGACTTGGCAAAGATTGTTTGAAGATTGGTACTTGCTTGGAGAAGAAGATACTCGCTTTAGCAGCACTCTATCAGCAGGGCAGGAGGCAGGAAAGCAGGAAGAGTCTGGTACTGATTCGAGCAAATCAGTGTGGATGTCTACAGTGATGAATTCCTTGAAAAACATGGATCAAAACCAGGTTCAAGGCTATATTGCTAACATTAGTCAGGCACTTGGCACATTACAAGGTGTTATTTCGCAATTTTCTCCGAGCAGCGGAGGCTCTCAAAATACAAGCACGAAAACAACACAACAGCCAACAGGACCTTTTTCATTTCGAAAAGACTAG
- a CDS encoding CAP domain-containing protein — MIIISILLAFWFYLSITETRDSSDALVDEGKNSAKVDEGLSEEASEDSSISVPKEGLGSMIGSTAKELVKKYGEPTRKDPSNYEYEWWIYNKDSSKYFQVGVLDDKVVTIFAIGQDVDISPYKIGEEVGDIYEKTPIETNISLNYEDSSYRFELSEDEINNRPLVKMGDYYMQLYFDKFTGTLSSVRYMDARTLLQIRPYELVYRGELLEAASEVKENEAVEDGNERQILDITNVIRSRFKLASVKWDEDTANVALGHSVDMYDTKDFSHTSAENGDLEERLKAGDVFYQLAGENIAAGYTDAAAVMEGWLNSKGHRECLLNEKFTHLGVGVYNKYYTQNFIEKW, encoded by the coding sequence GTGATTATTATTTCTATATTGCTTGCATTCTGGTTTTATTTAAGTATTACGGAAACGCGCGATAGCTCTGATGCTCTTGTAGATGAAGGTAAGAACTCTGCAAAGGTGGATGAGGGTTTGTCAGAGGAAGCTTCCGAAGACTCATCCATATCAGTGCCGAAGGAAGGGCTTGGCAGTATGATTGGCAGCACTGCTAAGGAGCTTGTTAAGAAATATGGAGAACCAACTAGAAAAGATCCATCCAATTATGAATATGAATGGTGGATTTACAATAAAGATTCCTCCAAATATTTTCAGGTTGGTGTGCTTGATGATAAAGTGGTAACGATTTTTGCAATCGGACAAGATGTCGACATATCTCCTTATAAGATTGGTGAAGAAGTAGGCGATATTTATGAAAAGACTCCAATTGAAACGAATATCAGCTTAAATTATGAAGACTCCTCCTATCGGTTTGAACTTTCAGAAGACGAGATAAATAACCGGCCACTTGTGAAAATGGGCGATTATTATATGCAGCTATACTTCGATAAGTTTACAGGAACGTTATCAAGTGTACGTTATATGGATGCGAGGACATTGCTTCAAATCAGACCATATGAACTTGTTTACAGAGGAGAGCTGTTAGAAGCGGCATCTGAAGTAAAGGAAAATGAAGCAGTTGAGGATGGCAATGAACGGCAAATATTAGATATTACAAACGTTATTAGAAGCAGATTTAAATTAGCTTCAGTTAAATGGGATGAAGATACAGCAAATGTTGCGTTAGGACATAGTGTTGATATGTATGATACAAAGGATTTTTCTCATACTTCTGCTGAAAACGGAGACTTGGAGGAAAGGCTTAAGGCTGGAGATGTCTTTTATCAGCTTGCAGGGGAAAATATAGCGGCAGGCTATACTGACGCCGCAGCTGTCATGGAAGGCTGGCTCAACAGTAAAGGCCATAGAGAATGCCTTCTAAATGAGAAATTCACCCATTTAGGTGTTGGTGTATACAATAAATACTATACGCAAAACTTTATTGAAAAATGGTAA
- a CDS encoding DUF420 domain-containing protein, whose protein sequence is MNYSLPVLPTISTTFIVLSAIFVAIGWGLIIKRKIEAHQKVMLIAAVCAVVFFIIYASRTIFIGNTAFGGPDDIKIYYTIFLIFHITLATTGAVLGITMLVTGYRKRYDIHRKLGPTTSIIWFFTAITGVAVYVLLYVIYHGGETTSVIKAILGF, encoded by the coding sequence ATGAACTATTCACTACCAGTTTTACCTACTATTAGCACTACTTTCATTGTACTTAGTGCGATTTTTGTCGCAATCGGTTGGGGTTTGATAATAAAAAGGAAAATAGAAGCACACCAAAAAGTAATGCTTATTGCAGCTGTATGTGCGGTTGTTTTCTTTATTATTTATGCTTCAAGAACAATTTTTATTGGAAATACAGCGTTTGGCGGACCAGATGATATCAAAATATATTACACCATATTTTTGATTTTCCATATAACATTAGCGACAACGGGAGCAGTACTTGGCATCACTATGCTCGTAACAGGCTACAGAAAACGCTATGATATCCATCGCAAACTTGGACCGACCACAAGCATTATATGGTTTTTTACAGCGATAACAGGTGTTGCTGTATATGTGCTTCTATATGTAATATATCATGGCGGTGAGACTACTTCCGTTATTAAAGCAATACTAGGGTTTTAA